The Desmonostoc muscorum LEGE 12446 genome includes a region encoding these proteins:
- a CDS encoding gas vesicle protein → MSTNTNRGAITTSTQGSTLADILERVLDKGIVIAGDISISVGSTELLNIRIRLLISSVDKAKEIGINWWESDPYLNSQTRTLLATNQQLQERLASLETELRSLKALNPINHQNAGD, encoded by the coding sequence ATGAGTACTAATACTAATCGGGGAGCTATCACCACATCAACTCAAGGTTCTACCTTGGCAGATATTCTAGAACGGGTTCTGGATAAAGGCATTGTTATAGCAGGAGACATTTCTATTTCCGTAGGCTCCACAGAATTGCTCAACATTCGGATTCGTTTGTTGATTTCTTCTGTTGATAAAGCCAAAGAGATTGGAATTAACTGGTGGGAGAGCGACCCCTATCTTAATAGTCAAACTCGCACCTTATTAGCAACTAATCAACAACTTCAAGAGCGTCTTGCCAGTCTAGAAACAGAACTGCGATCGCTCAAAGCACTCAATCCTATTAATCATCAGAATGCAGGCGATTAG
- a CDS encoding ArsA family ATPase, whose protein sequence is MTNGMELFDNLHLAMFSGKGGVGKTTISCTFACRWAQKFANEQILLISTDPAHSLGDVLQVSVDDIPRPIAELPNLRVRALDAKRLLQEFKERYGQVLELLVERGSFVEGEDLLPVWDLNWPGLDELMGLLEIQRLFKEQQVDRVVVDMAPSGHTLNLFGLMDFLDTFLHSLELFQEKHRYISKTFAGSYTPDRADEFLQTLKAELSQGRRLLQDPIHTACLLVAIAEPMSWLESKRFLEALQTMQVPCGGLFVNQVLASATDPDRYQEQQPLISQYTALANGKPMFIVPQQDEEPLGIVALSHLINQIHIPQLEPLSPVHPLPIQWPEKIPPSFGDFLTEGRRLLLIGGKGGVGKTTVAAAIGWAMAQQHPDRKIRMVSIDPAHSLGDAFGLSLGHEPYQITTNLRGQEVDGDRIVDQFRADYLWELAQMMSGETQTSEAIEMAYAPVAWRKIVDQALPGIDEILSLLTVMELLEQQEEDLIILDTAPTGHLLRFLEMPTALADWLAWIFKLWIKYQNVLGRTEFMGRLRTLRQRVVKAQKVLKDPQQVEFIGVTLNQTSVLAEQQRLFKSLQEIGVSQNYLVLNRFTSTATINCDRANRDDSETNFPGLTMVRLPMLPRSVQPLERIKAAAACLF, encoded by the coding sequence ATGACAAACGGGATGGAACTTTTTGATAACCTACACCTTGCTATGTTTAGCGGCAAAGGTGGAGTCGGAAAAACAACAATCTCTTGCACCTTTGCATGTCGTTGGGCGCAGAAATTTGCCAACGAGCAAATTCTTTTAATCTCAACCGATCCAGCTCACTCTCTTGGAGATGTCTTACAAGTTAGCGTTGATGACATTCCTCGTCCCATAGCAGAACTACCAAATCTACGAGTAAGGGCGTTAGATGCAAAGCGTCTGCTACAAGAGTTTAAAGAACGTTATGGTCAGGTGTTAGAACTGCTAGTGGAGCGCGGTAGTTTTGTTGAAGGAGAAGACTTGCTTCCAGTTTGGGATTTAAATTGGCCTGGACTGGACGAGTTGATGGGCTTGTTAGAAATCCAACGCCTTTTTAAGGAGCAGCAGGTAGATCGAGTAGTAGTAGATATGGCTCCTAGCGGTCATACTCTGAACTTGTTTGGATTGATGGATTTTTTAGACACTTTCCTCCACTCTCTTGAACTGTTTCAAGAAAAGCATCGGTATATTAGCAAGACCTTTGCTGGAAGTTACACACCCGATCGCGCTGACGAGTTTTTGCAAACCCTGAAAGCTGAACTGTCGCAAGGTCGTCGTCTGCTTCAAGATCCCATTCATACAGCTTGTTTGTTAGTTGCGATCGCCGAACCAATGAGTTGGTTAGAGTCAAAACGATTCCTAGAAGCCTTACAAACCATGCAGGTTCCTTGCGGAGGTTTGTTTGTTAACCAAGTCCTTGCCAGCGCGACTGACCCAGATCGTTACCAAGAACAACAACCGCTCATCAGCCAGTATACGGCTCTTGCTAACGGAAAGCCGATGTTTATTGTGCCACAGCAAGATGAGGAACCTTTGGGAATTGTAGCCCTCAGCCATCTGATCAACCAAATCCATATTCCTCAGCTTGAACCGCTATCTCCTGTTCATCCACTCCCAATTCAATGGCCTGAAAAAATTCCTCCTAGCTTTGGAGATTTTCTGACCGAAGGTCGTCGCCTGTTACTTATTGGCGGTAAGGGTGGAGTAGGCAAGACCACAGTAGCAGCTGCGATTGGTTGGGCTATGGCTCAACAACATCCCGATCGCAAAATTCGCATGGTTTCTATCGATCCAGCCCACTCCTTGGGTGATGCCTTTGGTCTGAGTTTAGGACATGAACCATATCAAATAACTACCAATCTTCGAGGTCAGGAAGTGGATGGCGATCGTATTGTCGATCAATTCAGAGCCGATTACCTATGGGAACTGGCGCAAATGATGAGTGGCGAAACCCAAACAAGCGAAGCTATCGAAATGGCCTATGCTCCTGTTGCCTGGCGCAAAATTGTCGATCAAGCTTTACCAGGGATTGATGAAATACTTTCCCTGTTAACAGTAATGGAATTGCTAGAGCAACAAGAAGAAGACTTGATTATTTTAGACACTGCTCCTACAGGTCATCTTCTGCGTTTTCTAGAAATGCCAACTGCACTAGCAGACTGGCTAGCTTGGATTTTCAAACTTTGGATCAAGTATCAGAATGTCCTTGGTCGTACAGAGTTTATGGGGCGTTTACGAACTTTGCGACAGCGCGTGGTCAAAGCCCAAAAAGTGCTAAAAGACCCACAACAAGTAGAGTTCATTGGGGTTACACTTAACCAGACTAGTGTACTTGCCGAACAACAACGCCTGTTCAAATCTCTGCAAGAAATAGGTGTAAGTCAGAATTACCTTGTTCTAAACCGCTTTACTTCTACAGCAACCATTAATTGCGATCGTGCGAACAGGGATGACAGCGAGACAAATTTTCCAGGTTTGACAATGGTTCGCTTACCAATGCTTCCTCGCTCAGTTCAGCCTTTAGAACGCATCAAAGCCGCCGCCGCCTGTTTATTTTAA
- a CDS encoding gas vesicle protein GvpG — MVLRFLLLPITGPLMGVTWLGEKILEHASTEIDDKENLSKQLLALQLAFDMGEIPEEEFEIQEEALLLAILEAEKEGTGLEE; from the coding sequence ATGGTTCTGCGCTTCTTACTATTACCGATTACTGGCCCATTAATGGGGGTAACGTGGCTTGGGGAAAAAATTTTAGAACATGCGAGTACTGAAATTGATGATAAAGAAAATCTCAGCAAGCAGCTTCTTGCACTCCAACTTGCTTTTGATATGGGAGAAATTCCTGAAGAAGAGTTTGAAATTCAGGAAGAAGCTCTTTTATTAGCAATTCTGGAAGCAGAAAAGGAGGGAACAGGGTTGGAGGAATAG
- a CDS encoding WD40 repeat domain-containing protein produces MVNSSEGDINIGFNVQGISEYNFFSDSKSEDFDCRLLKTDSPYLGLKTFEIKDKDKFFGREKWIGNLGDRLKQDNVLLLLGASNTGKSSLIRAGLIPYLGNNNNSLMNISFHPDENPFKSLYQCLASTYGKKSQIADIAREGRQNTLIKIVTFLKQDYQCILIFIDQFEELFTKTQKPERDKFFASLFQLFQQQDSSIKIVLTMRSDFLDKFSEYPQLAKIHDRYSRVLTRMSDGELKLAIAEPAARNGVTFEQGLVKQIIHDFHQQNDYLPVLAYTLDMLWERENIANRVLKTKTYQELKEQTFGYLSEQANGFINASVGWHNRQEQEIQKLNLALTELKLREQSARVLNLLPVQPLEGLVLAIQTMGENLEKYPNQLLAPVLGSLKEAMNTPTEANSLRGHEQEVNCVAFSPDGKFIASGSSDSTVCLWNIIGNPTAQFLLGHEQEVNCLAFNPDGKFLVSGSIDGILCLWDLQGNLITQPWQGHEEGIISVAFSSNSDGCANPSGVRIVSVGFDGTVCLWDLQGNAITQPWRGHKEGVISVAFSPNSDGIISVGFDGTVCLWDLQGNTIAQPWHKHEAKIICAAFSPDRKLIVSGSSDSTVRLWDIQGNPIGQPWHGHEGHVNCVAFSPDGKFIISGGCDRTIRLWNINGNPVTQPWRGHEGQVNSLAFSPDGKLIVSGGDRTVRLWELHQILQDRVIGRSQRKYENWVNSVAFSPDGQWIISASNDSTIRLWDRKGNPIGQPWHGHDKEVNSVAFSPDGQWIISASNDSTIRLWDRKGNPIGQPWHGHEKEVNSVAFSPDGQWIVSASNDSTVRLWDRNGNPIGQPWRGHEYWVNSAAFSPDGKLIVSGSLDGTVRLWQCGWQEWLQVCCNRLHYHPVFQNPENGSDVEIAHQTCQKYVWNPQCPKQLNNQGAAKLKEKAFSAALEDFKQAVQVNFTSHWKHRLAWQSVPTDNQ; encoded by the coding sequence ATGGTTAACAGTTCTGAAGGCGATATAAATATTGGGTTTAATGTCCAAGGTATTTCTGAATACAACTTTTTTTCTGACAGTAAGTCTGAGGACTTTGATTGTCGTCTACTTAAAACAGACTCTCCCTACTTAGGACTAAAAACTTTTGAAATTAAAGATAAAGACAAATTTTTTGGTCGGGAGAAGTGGATTGGTAATCTGGGCGATCGCTTAAAACAAGATAATGTACTCTTGCTTTTAGGAGCATCAAACACTGGCAAATCATCATTGATTCGGGCAGGTTTAATTCCTTATTTGGGAAACAATAACAATTCATTAATGAATATAAGTTTTCACCCAGATGAAAATCCTTTTAAATCTCTTTATCAGTGTCTTGCTTCTACTTATGGGAAAAAATCACAAATAGCCGATATTGCTAGAGAAGGAAGACAAAATACTCTAATTAAAATTGTCACATTCCTCAAACAAGATTATCAGTGTATTCTGATTTTTATTGACCAATTTGAAGAACTGTTTACGAAAACTCAAAAGCCGGAACGCGATAAATTTTTTGCTAGTCTTTTTCAACTGTTCCAGCAGCAAGATAGCTCTATCAAAATTGTTTTAACAATGCGGTCTGATTTTTTAGATAAATTTAGTGAGTATCCCCAACTTGCGAAGATCCACGATCGCTATAGTCGTGTACTCACTAGAATGAGCGACGGAGAATTAAAGTTAGCGATCGCTGAACCTGCTGCCAGAAATGGCGTTACATTTGAACAAGGATTAGTTAAGCAAATTATTCATGATTTCCATCAACAAAATGATTATTTACCAGTTCTGGCATACACCTTAGATATGCTATGGGAAAGGGAAAATATTGCAAACCGGGTTCTGAAAACAAAGACTTATCAAGAACTAAAAGAGCAAACGTTTGGTTATTTAAGCGAACAAGCTAATGGATTTATTAATGCTAGTGTTGGATGGCACAATCGCCAGGAACAAGAGATTCAAAAGTTAAACCTTGCACTGACTGAATTAAAACTGCGTGAACAATCCGCTAGGGTTTTGAATTTACTTCCCGTCCAACCGCTAGAGGGTTTGGTGCTGGCAATTCAAACAATGGGTGAGAATCTAGAGAAATACCCAAACCAGCTTCTAGCTCCTGTTTTGGGAAGCTTAAAGGAAGCAATGAACACACCCACAGAGGCAAATAGCTTGCGCGGACACGAGCAAGAGGTTAATTGTGTAGCCTTTAGTCCTGATGGCAAGTTTATTGCCAGTGGCAGTAGTGATTCTACCGTGTGCTTGTGGAATATCATTGGCAATCCTACTGCTCAATTTTTGTTAGGGCACGAGCAAGAGGTTAATTGTCTAGCCTTTAACCCTGATGGCAAGTTTCTTGTTAGTGGCAGTATTGACGGAATTTTGTGTTTATGGGATCTACAAGGTAATCTCATTACTCAACCGTGGCAGGGACATGAGGAAGGAATTATTTCCGTCGCCTTTAGCTCAAATAGCGATGGCTGCGCCAACCCCTCTGGGGTACGCATTGTCAGTGTTGGTTTTGACGGAACAGTGTGTTTGTGGGATTTACAAGGTAACGCCATTACTCAACCTTGGCGCGGACATAAGGAAGGAGTGATTTCCGTCGCTTTTAGCCCAAATAGCGATGGCATTATCAGTGTTGGTTTTGACGGAACGGTGTGTTTGTGGGATTTACAAGGTAACACCATCGCTCAACCCTGGCACAAACATGAGGCGAAAATTATTTGCGCCGCCTTTAGCCCCGATCGCAAGTTGATTGTCAGTGGTAGTAGTGATTCTACAGTACGGTTGTGGGACATCCAAGGTAATCCCATCGGTCAACCTTGGCACGGGCATGAAGGACATGTAAATTGTGTAGCGTTTAGCCCTGATGGCAAGTTTATTATTAGTGGTGGCTGCGATCGCACAATACGCTTGTGGAATATCAATGGCAACCCCGTAACTCAACCTTGGCGCGGACATGAAGGACAGGTTAATTCCCTAGCCTTTAGCCCTGATGGCAAGCTGATTGTCAGTGGTGGCGATCGCACTGTGCGTTTGTGGGAGCTACATCAAATACTACAAGATCGGGTCATCGGGCGATCGCAGCGCAAATATGAGAATTGGGTCAATTCTGTTGCCTTTAGCCCTGATGGTCAGTGGATTATCAGTGCCAGCAATGATTCGACAATCCGCTTGTGGGATAGAAAGGGCAACCCCATTGGTCAACCTTGGCACGGACATGACAAAGAAGTCAATTCTGTCGCCTTTAGCCCCGATGGTCAGTGGATTATCAGTGCCAGCAATGATTCGACAATCCGCTTGTGGGATAGAAAGGGCAACCCCATTGGTCAACCTTGGCACGGACATGAAAAAGAAGTTAATTCTGTCGCCTTTAGCCCTGATGGTCAGTGGATTGTCAGTGCCAGCAATGATTCGACAGTGCGCTTGTGGGATAGAAACGGCAACCCCATTGGTCAACCTTGGCGCGGACATGAGTATTGGGTAAATTCCGCAGCTTTTAGCCCTGATGGTAAACTGATTGTCAGTGGTAGTCTTGATGGAACAGTCCGCTTGTGGCAATGTGGGTGGCAAGAATGGTTGCAAGTTTGCTGCAACAGGTTACATTATCATCCGGTCTTTCAAAATCCTGAAAATGGCAGTGATGTAGAAATTGCCCACCAAACTTGTCAAAAATATGTATGGAATCCACAATGCCCTAAACAGTTGAATAACCAAGGTGCAGCAAAACTAAAAGAGAAAGCTTTTTCGGCAGCTTTGGAGGACTTTAAGCAAGCGGTTCAAGTTAATTTCACATCACACTGGAAACATCGCCTTGCTTGGCAATCAGTACCCACAGACAACCAATAA
- a CDS encoding type II toxin-antitoxin system TacA family antitoxin: MVARSKMDNLGRNQVINIRVQEQQRDLIDNAASILGKSRSDFMLEVACREAEKVICDKTFFALDEEKYQEFLAILDSSPKANEEIRKLLTAKSPWD, translated from the coding sequence ATGGTTGCCCGTTCTAAAATGGATAATCTTGGTCGTAACCAAGTAATTAATATTAGAGTTCAAGAACAACAACGGGATTTAATTGACAATGCGGCTTCGATTCTTGGTAAAAGCCGTTCTGACTTTATGTTAGAAGTAGCCTGTAGAGAAGCTGAAAAAGTCATCTGTGACAAAACCTTCTTTGCATTAGATGAGGAAAAATATCAAGAATTCCTTGCTATTTTGGACTCATCACCTAAAGCAAATGAAGAAATTCGTAAACTATTAACTGCTAAATCGCCTTGGGATTGA
- a CDS encoding gas vesicle protein K, protein MQAISKSKGSDSGLAPLLLTVVELIRQLMEAQVIRRMDAGNLSDSELDRAAESLQKLEQQVVQLCEIFDVDPAELNINLGEMGTLLPQSGGYYPGEISSQPSILELLDRLLNTGVVVEGDLDLGLAQLSLVHAKLRLVLTSKPL, encoded by the coding sequence ATGCAGGCGATTAGCAAATCAAAAGGTTCCGATTCAGGTTTGGCGCCGTTGTTACTGACGGTTGTTGAACTGATACGCCAACTCATGGAAGCTCAGGTGATTCGGCGAATGGATGCTGGCAACCTCAGCGACTCTGAACTAGATCGAGCTGCCGAAAGCCTGCAAAAGCTTGAACAACAGGTTGTTCAGCTTTGCGAGATATTTGATGTTGACCCAGCCGAGCTAAATATTAACTTGGGTGAAATGGGAACTTTACTTCCCCAATCTGGAGGATACTACCCCGGTGAAATCTCTAGTCAACCCTCTATTCTAGAACTCCTCGATCGCCTATTAAATACGGGTGTTGTGGTTGAAGGTGACTTGGACTTAGGACTGGCTCAATTAAGCTTAGTTCATGCCAAGTTAAGATTAGTACTCACTTCTAAACCTTTGT
- a CDS encoding GNAT family N-acetyltransferase encodes MINAPQPVTKDHDVSEFESKSEALNSWLKERALKNEGDTARTFVVTVENKVIGYYCLATASVTHLAAVSKVKRNAPDPIPCMLIGRLAVDTKWEGQGIGSGLLKDAIKRILSVSQIAGVRCILVHAKDEEAKKFYLKRGFQASPIEPLTLMMTLKDIRASIVD; translated from the coding sequence ATGATCAATGCTCCTCAGCCTGTTACTAAAGACCATGATGTATCAGAGTTTGAATCCAAATCAGAAGCCTTGAATAGCTGGCTGAAGGAGAGAGCTTTGAAAAATGAGGGGGATACAGCCAGAACATTTGTAGTAACAGTTGAAAATAAAGTAATAGGCTATTACTGTTTAGCAACAGCTTCTGTAACTCATTTAGCAGCTGTTAGCAAAGTTAAACGGAACGCACCAGACCCTATACCGTGTATGCTTATTGGTAGGTTAGCTGTAGATACCAAATGGGAAGGACAAGGTATAGGGTCTGGCTTATTAAAAGATGCTATTAAACGGATTTTATCAGTCTCTCAAATAGCTGGTGTTAGATGTATTTTGGTTCACGCTAAAGATGAAGAAGCCAAAAAATTTTATTTAAAACGTGGGTTTCAAGCATCACCAATAGAACCATTAACGCTAATGATGACTTTAAAAGATATTCGAGCAAGCATTGTAGATTAA
- the gvpN gene encoding gas vesicle protein GvpN encodes MTTVLNASPQRFVNTPAVQRVAQRALRYLQSGFSIHLRGAAGVGKTTLAMHLADLLNQPIILLFGDDEFKTSDLIGNQLGYTRKKVVDNFIHSVVKIEDELRQHWVDARLTLACKEGFTLVYDEFNRSHPEVNNVLLSVLEERLLVLPTNQHRAEYIRVHPQFRAILTSNPQEYCGVHATQDALMDRVITIDMPTPDELSQQEIVVHKTGIDSEKAEVIVRLVRTFWSRSGSGQGGGLRSCLMIAKICHEHEISVNPGDPSFQDICADILLSRTNQPLMEATRLLEEVLSELYHRINTQSQPSEIIPNNQNQIVLEQRVPYEHEVYSYLCNSPGRRFSELAVELGIDRSQIVAALKSLREQGVLVQMQGNAESPNISQTVALDSGHLINK; translated from the coding sequence TTGACAACAGTATTAAATGCATCTCCCCAACGATTTGTCAATACACCTGCTGTTCAACGCGTCGCTCAACGTGCTTTGCGCTATCTACAGTCAGGTTTTTCAATACACTTACGTGGTGCAGCCGGAGTCGGAAAAACTACTCTGGCAATGCATCTAGCTGATTTGCTCAACCAGCCGATCATCCTCTTATTTGGAGATGATGAGTTTAAAACCTCAGACTTGATTGGTAATCAATTAGGTTATACCCGTAAAAAGGTTGTTGATAACTTCATCCACAGCGTTGTCAAAATTGAGGATGAACTCCGACAACATTGGGTTGATGCACGATTAACCCTAGCTTGTAAAGAAGGATTTACGCTGGTTTACGACGAATTCAATCGATCGCACCCGGAGGTAAATAACGTTTTACTCTCCGTACTTGAGGAGAGGTTGTTAGTATTACCAACAAACCAACATCGAGCCGAGTATATCCGGGTTCATCCTCAGTTTCGGGCAATCTTAACATCAAATCCTCAAGAGTATTGTGGAGTTCATGCAACTCAGGATGCTTTGATGGATCGTGTTATTACCATCGATATGCCTACACCTGATGAACTGAGTCAGCAGGAAATTGTAGTTCATAAAACAGGTATAGATTCTGAGAAAGCAGAAGTAATTGTCCGCTTAGTACGGACGTTTTGGAGTCGATCTGGCTCTGGACAGGGTGGTGGATTGCGTTCCTGTTTGATGATTGCCAAAATCTGCCACGAACACGAAATTTCCGTAAACCCTGGAGATCCTAGCTTCCAAGATATTTGTGCCGATATCCTGCTTTCTCGCACGAATCAACCTCTCATGGAAGCAACTCGGCTACTAGAAGAGGTTTTAAGTGAATTGTATCATCGTATAAATACTCAATCTCAGCCGTCAGAGATAATACCAAACAACCAAAATCAGATTGTATTGGAACAGCGAGTACCTTACGAGCATGAAGTCTACAGCTACCTGTGTAATTCTCCAGGAAGGCGTTTCTCTGAATTGGCAGTAGAACTAGGGATTGATCGCAGTCAAATCGTAGCTGCACTCAAGTCTCTCAGAGAGCAGGGAGTATTAGTCCAAATGCAGGGCAATGCCGAGTCGCCGAACATCTCACAAACAGTTGCTCTTGATTCTGGCCATTTAATAAACAAATGA